GATGAGGCTGTTGCGCAGCGCGTGTCGGGTGATGACGGCGCGTGGCCGCAGGCCCTTCGCCTTGGCCGTCCGCACGTAGTCGGAGGACAGCGAATCCAGCATCGCCGAGCGGGTCTGCCGCATGATGATGGCGGCGAGGCCCGTCCCGAGGATCACGGCCGGCAGGACGATGTGGTGCAGGTTGTCCACGGGGTCCTCCAGGATCGGCACGAAGCCGGAGGCGGGGAACAGGTTGGTCGCCACGGCGAGGTAGAGGATCGCGAGCAGCCCGAGCCAGAAGTGCGGCACCGACAGGCCGATCAGGGCCAGTCCGTTGGCGAGCCACTCCGCCGGGCGCCCGCGGCGGACCGCCGCGAGCACACCGGCGCCGACCCCGAGCGCCGCGGCGATGAGAATCGCCAGTACGGACAGCTCGACGGTCACCGGCAGGGCGGTGGTGAGCATCGACGAGACCGGCGTACCGGTCCGGATCGACACACCGAAGTCGCCCTGCACCAGGCGTTCCACGTACTGCGCGAACTGGACCGGCAGCGGCTGGTCCAGCCCGTAGTGCCGACGGATGGCCTCCAGCGCCTCCGGCGAGCGGTCCTCCCCGGCCAGCGCGAGGGCCGGGTCACCGGGGAGCGCCCGCACGCCGACGAACACCACGATCGTCGACATCAGCAGAGTCAGCGCCGACTGCCAGGCGCGAGTGAGGAGATACCGGGCCACGGCGCGACCTACTTGGCGAAGCCAGCGAAGGCTGCCCGGAGCACGCCGTCCGGGAAGACCTGCAGGCCCTGGATCTGCTTGCTCACAGCGGTCAGGTTCCGCTGCCGGTAGAGGTAGATCAGCGCGTCGTCCTGCTGGAGCAGCGTGACCGCCTGCCCGTACAACTTCTTGCGCTCTTCGATGTCACCGGCCTGGCGGGCCTGGGTCAGCAGGGTGTCGAGCTGGGGGTTGCTGTAGCCGGAGACGTTCTGGCTGGCCTTGGTGCCGACGAAGTTCGTGATGTTGGCGTCCGGGTCGATCCGTCCGCTCCAACCCAGCTGCAGCAGCTCGAAGTTGCCGCGATCCTGCTCGTCGAGGAGCGACGAGTACTCCACCGGGTTGATCTTGAGGTCGAAGCCGCCGTCCTTGAGCATCGACTGCAGCGCCTGCGCGAGGCGCAGCGTGTCGGGCGTGTTCGAGGCGAGCATCGTCACCGTGTACGGCGTCTGCACACCCGCCTCGGCGAGCAACTGCTTGGCCTTGGCGGGGTCGTGCGCCGGGCAGGTCTGCGCCTCGGGCGACGAGAACGAGCTCGCGGGTGAGATCGGCGAGCAGGCGACGGCGTGCTCACCGTTGAAGACGGCGTCGACCAGCGCCTTGCGGTCGATGGCGTGCTCGAAGGCCTGCCGCACCTTCGCGTTCTGGGCCAGCGGGCGGTTGATGGGCTTCGGGGCGGTGCCGACGCCGTCGACGTTCCCGATGTTGATCGTGAGGCCCTGGTAGCCGAGGGACTGCGACTGCAGCACGGAGACCGACGCGTCCTGCCGCAGGGAGGCGACGTCCTGGGTGGACACGCTGTCGGCGACCTGCGCGTCGCCGGAGCGCAGGTTGGCGGCGCGGATGCTCGCGTCGCTGAGAATGCGCCACGTGATGGTGTCGAGGTGGACCGCGTTCGCCTCGTAGTAGTTCGGGTCCTTCACGACCTCGATCGAGTTCTGCGGCACCCGCTTGGCGAACTTGAAGGGGCCGACGCAGACCGGCGCCGAGGCGAAGTCGTCGCCCAGGCTCTGCAGCGCCTTGGCACTCATGATCATCCCGGCCCGGTCGGCGAGAGCGCCGAGCAGGGGCGCGAACGGCTGCTTCAGTCGAAGGACGACGGTCTGCGCGTCAGGGGCGTCGACGCCGTCGATGGGGCCGAGTTCACTCTTGCGCGCCGACCGGGCGTTGGTGAGGTGTCGCTGCAGGGTGGCCTTCACCGCGGCGGAGTCGAACGGCGTCCCGTCCGCGAAGCGCACGCCCTGACGCAGCGGGATGGTCACCGTGCGGCCGTCACTGCTCGTGGTGGGCAGGGCGGTGGCAAGCTGCGGTACGACCTGCGCCTGCTCGTTGACGTCGTAGAGCTTCTGGCACATCGCCTGGAAGACGTAGCGGGAGTAGAGGCTTCGCGACAGTGTCGGGTCCAGCGCGTCGGGTTCCGCGGAGAGGGCGATGACGAGCTTGCCGCCCTGCTTCACGGCAGCGGGATCTGCCGGCGTACCGAAGGAATCCTGGCCTGCCGACTGGTTGCCGCCGGACTTGTCGCCTTCCCCGCTGTTCGACACCGGTGAGCAGGCAACGACCGTGCAGACAACAGCAGCCGCCGCCACGGCGACCCGGAGGACACGGCGACGGGGCAGGCTCGTTGCGCTGACGGAGAGGTTCGTCATGGAGAGCTCCTCGAGTGGGCGATTCGGGGAGCGTATGTTGTATACGATGACCGCCGCAAGACCTGCGTGGATGGCTTTCGAACGCCCCTGAAACGCCCCCGTCAGGTGGCGCCCGGATCAGGCGCGGCGGGGTCGACCGTGCAGGGCGGCCCGCAGCGCCGGCCCGAAGAGTTGCCGGACGTCGGCCGGGGACAGCCCGCCGATCGAACGGATCGGGTTCAGGTACCGCATGAAGATCAGCCCACCCAGCACGCCGACCGCGGCGGTGGCGCGTTGCGTCGCGTCAGGTCCGCCGAGAAATTCAGCAATGCGGAGGCGCAGCTCACCGTCCAGGTAGTCCCGCAGGGCGCGCATCGTGTCGTCGTCCCGCGCCGCCATCCGGTTCTCCGCGGGCAGGGCCGCGTCCCACAGGCCGGTGACCGAGTCGAGCAGGCGGTCGGCCAGGCCGGCCTGATCACCCCGCAGGGCCTGGTCGAGAGCGCTGGGGTCGACGCACAGCAGGTTGAGTGACTGGCTGAAGAGGCCCTGCTTGGAGCCGAAGTGGTAGCTGATGAGCGCCGAATCGACACCGGCGGCGGTGGCGATCGCCCGGACCGTCGTGCCCGGATAACCGTGCTTCAGGAACAGCTCGCGGGCGACCTCGGTGATGCGCGCCTTGGTATCGGGGTTGCCCCGGGGACGGCCTCGGGTTTTATTCAACACGGTTGAATAGTGCCCCTCCTCGGTGCCACGGTCAACGCCATCAACCCCGCAACGAGGAGCGAGCACATGCGAACCGTCGTCTTCGGCGCCACCGGCCCCACCGGCCGCCAGATCACCGACCAGGCCCTCGCCGCCGGCCACGAGGTCGTCGCGGTCACCCGCCGCCCACACACCGTCCAGCCCCGTGGTGGCCTCACCGTCGTCGGCGCCGACGTCGCGGACCCGGACGCCGTCCAACGGGCCGTCGCCGGCAGCGACGCCGTCCTGTCCAGCCTCGGCGTCCCGCTCACCCCGAAGCCGATCACCGTGTACTCGCAGGGCAACGCCAACATCCTGGCCGCGATGCACCGCCACGGCGTGAAGCGCCTGGTCACGGTCAGCTCCAGCGTCCTGGACCCCACCTGGCGACCGACTGGCGAGTTCTTCTTCAACAACGTCATGGATCCGCTGTTCAACCGCAAGATGGGCCGCACCGCCCACCAGGACATGCGACGCATGGAGTCCCTCGTCCGCGACAGTGCCCTGGACTGGACCATCGCCCGGCCGTCCGGGCTGTTCGACCACCCGGCCCCCACGCGCTACCAGGTGGCGGAGAACGTCGCGGACGGACTGTTCACCGCACGTGCGGACCTGGCGGCGAGCATGGTGGCGCAACTGACCGACGACCGGTTCGTCCGACGGGCGATGGCGGTGATCACCACCGAGGTCAGGCCGAGCATCGTGGGTCTGATCTGGCGCGAGGCCGTCATGAAGAAGAAGTGACGCTCCCGCCGCCCGGCGGTTGGTCACCGACACCGAAGCGCATCAGGCCGGCAACCAACTACGACCGCGTCGACGGAGTGTGCGGGCGGCCTGCACCGCCCGCACACAACGGCCAACTACTCCGGGTACGAAGGACCCGGCTCGGTACGCAGCATCCGCTTGAGCATGCGGTTCGCCGCCCGCATGTCGTCGGTGATCAGGCTGGTGCGCACCGTCCCCTTGCCGGTCAGCTTGCCACCCACCTCGAAGACGGCCGTGTCGCCGGGAAGTGGCACCGCCTGGCACCCGGTGTACTTCTCGGCGGGCAGCCGACCGTCCAGCAGGTAGGCGTACACCGCGTCGTCCACGCAGGACGTGTAGTACGGGAAGACACCGTGGCTGCCCTCGTTGTCGACACTGATCATCGACGCTCCGGGCAGCTTCTTCGACGCCGCCAACGCACCCTCGTACGCCGTGGCGACGTCGAGTTCGTCCTGCAGCATCAGCACCTTGGGGAACGTCTTCTGGTCGAACGTCGGCATCCGGTTGCTCGTCGGCCAGTACGCACACGCCGGCGGGTTCTGCAGGAACGGCGCGACCAGCGGGGCGTCGCGGGTCAGGCGACGGCTGAACGCGTTCCAGTGCGCGATGCTGTCGTTCCACTGCCCGTCCTGGCAGCGGATCACCTCGAAGACATAGTCGATGTCGTACGTGTACTCCTCGGTGCCCTGAGGCAGCTGAACCTGGCCGGGCTGGGCCTTCAGAGCCGCCTCGGCGGTGACCCGCGACTGCTCGATGTACGCCCGGTCGTCGGCCGTGATCCCCGGTGCGGCGAGCATCTTCGCGGTCGCCGCGGTGAGGATCTGCTCAGGCGTCCAGCCGTTCCACTCCTCGTAGTACTCGATCACCGTGTTCACCGCTGCCGCGGCGGTTGGATAGTTCTGGGTGTCGTAGAGCGCGCCGAGGATGAAGAACCCGAACATGAACGGACCCATGCCGATCCGGGTGCCGCCGGCCCGCTCGAACAACTCCCGGATCGCCATCGGGTCGGTGCCCCGGCCGTACAGGTCGTCGTGGCGAGCCATGTACGGCAGCAACTGCTCCTGGAACGCCCGGTCGCGGGTGAACGGTTGCAGGTCCCAGGTCTCCTGCAGGGTGGGCGAGCCGACTGCGGCAACCGAGTCGAGCACCATCCGGTTGGTGCGGCTCGGGAACGTCGCCGCATACCAGGTACCCAGCCAGGTGCCGTACGAGTAGCCGAGGTAATTGAGCTTCTGCTCCCCCAGCAGCACCCGGATGAAATCCATGTCGTAGGTGGTCTGCTCGGTGGTGATGTACTTCGTCAGCTCGGTGCCACGACAGCCGGCAACATTGGCCTGGGTGATCTGGTCGTTGGTGACATCGGTGTCGCGGTAGGTGACCGAGCAGAGCAACGGGGTGCTCTGACCGACGCCACGAGGGTCGAAGCCGATCACGTCGTAGTGCTCGGCGACGGTCGGCGCGGACCGCGCCACGTACGGTGCCAGTGACAGTCCGCTGCCACCAGGGCCGCCCGGGTTGACCAACAGGATGCCCTTGCGGTCGGTGCCGGAGGCGACGGTACGGCTGATCCGGACCTGGATCGTCTTTCCGTCGCGCGGGTTGTGCCAGTCGCGCGGCACGGTGACCGTCGCGCAGCTCAGCCGCAGTTGCGCCTCGTCTTCGGGGCTGACGTCAGCCAATCCGCACGGCTCCCAGGAGAGCTGCTGGGTGGCGAGCGACGCGGCCAGGGCGGCGGTGTCCGGCTCGGCCGTCTTGGCCGCGGCGGCCGGAGCTACGGCCGCACCGCTGCCCAGGACCGCCGCGGCCAGTGTCGCGGCGAGGAGTGCGGCCGGCCGGCGCACGCGGTGTGGGCGGTGCGACCCGGTCGTGGGATGGGGCATCGTCCCGTCCTCTCATGGAGCGGATGTCGAATGGCCTTCACCCTGGACCAGGAGTGTTTCGCCGATGCGGTCCCGAGTTGACGAAGACCAGCCATGGCAGGATCCAGCCAGTCACAGCCAGCCGCGTCGACTGGCCTGCACGCCGAGCTGAAACCGGGTGCGCGCGCCGAGCAACTCCTGCAGGCGACTGATCCGACGGTGCACGGTGCGGTTGCTGATGCCGAGGTCACGGGCGATGGCCTCGTCGGTCAAGCCCGCGGTGAGCAGCGCGAGCAACCGCTGGGTGGCGGCGGTCGGCTCGGCGTCCGGTTCGGCGGTGTCGGTGGTGGCGTGGATCGGCGCACCGAGCCGCCAGAACACGTCGAACAACTCGGAAAGCCCGTCCAGCAGGCGGGAGCGGTACACCAGCATCGCGTCGGCGTCGTCACCGCT
The nucleotide sequence above comes from Micromonospora luteifusca. Encoded proteins:
- a CDS encoding ABC transporter permease — translated: MARYLLTRAWQSALTLLMSTIVVFVGVRALPGDPALALAGEDRSPEALEAIRRHYGLDQPLPVQFAQYVERLVQGDFGVSIRTGTPVSSMLTTALPVTVELSVLAILIAAALGVGAGVLAAVRRGRPAEWLANGLALIGLSVPHFWLGLLAILYLAVATNLFPASGFVPILEDPVDNLHHIVLPAVILGTGLAAIIMRQTRSAMLDSLSSDYVRTAKAKGLRPRAVITRHALRNSLIVVVTVVGLQLGGLISGAVVTEQIFGLPGFGKMTIDAVFQRDYPVIQAVVLLTATAYIVINFFVDLLYSVIDPRIRVTGDPA
- a CDS encoding ABC transporter substrate-binding protein, translated to MTNLSVSATSLPRRRVLRVAVAAAAVVCTVVACSPVSNSGEGDKSGGNQSAGQDSFGTPADPAAVKQGGKLVIALSAEPDALDPTLSRSLYSRYVFQAMCQKLYDVNEQAQVVPQLATALPTTSSDGRTVTIPLRQGVRFADGTPFDSAAVKATLQRHLTNARSARKSELGPIDGVDAPDAQTVVLRLKQPFAPLLGALADRAGMIMSAKALQSLGDDFASAPVCVGPFKFAKRVPQNSIEVVKDPNYYEANAVHLDTITWRILSDASIRAANLRSGDAQVADSVSTQDVASLRQDASVSVLQSQSLGYQGLTINIGNVDGVGTAPKPINRPLAQNAKVRQAFEHAIDRKALVDAVFNGEHAVACSPISPASSFSSPEAQTCPAHDPAKAKQLLAEAGVQTPYTVTMLASNTPDTLRLAQALQSMLKDGGFDLKINPVEYSSLLDEQDRGNFELLQLGWSGRIDPDANITNFVGTKASQNVSGYSNPQLDTLLTQARQAGDIEERKKLYGQAVTLLQQDDALIYLYRQRNLTAVSKQIQGLQVFPDGVLRAAFAGFAK
- a CDS encoding TetR/AcrR family transcriptional regulator, whose protein sequence is MLNKTRGRPRGNPDTKARITEVARELFLKHGYPGTTVRAIATAAGVDSALISYHFGSKQGLFSQSLNLLCVDPSALDQALRGDQAGLADRLLDSVTGLWDAALPAENRMAARDDDTMRALRDYLDGELRLRIAEFLGGPDATQRATAAVGVLGGLIFMRYLNPIRSIGGLSPADVRQLFGPALRAALHGRPRRA
- a CDS encoding NAD(P)-dependent oxidoreductase, which translates into the protein MRTVVFGATGPTGRQITDQALAAGHEVVAVTRRPHTVQPRGGLTVVGADVADPDAVQRAVAGSDAVLSSLGVPLTPKPITVYSQGNANILAAMHRHGVKRLVTVSSSVLDPTWRPTGEFFFNNVMDPLFNRKMGRTAHQDMRRMESLVRDSALDWTIARPSGLFDHPAPTRYQVAENVADGLFTARADLAASMVAQLTDDRFVRRAMAVITTEVRPSIVGLIWREAVMKKK
- a CDS encoding alpha/beta hydrolase; the encoded protein is MPHPTTGSHRPHRVRRPAALLAATLAAAVLGSGAAVAPAAAAKTAEPDTAALAASLATQQLSWEPCGLADVSPEDEAQLRLSCATVTVPRDWHNPRDGKTIQVRISRTVASGTDRKGILLVNPGGPGGSGLSLAPYVARSAPTVAEHYDVIGFDPRGVGQSTPLLCSVTYRDTDVTNDQITQANVAGCRGTELTKYITTEQTTYDMDFIRVLLGEQKLNYLGYSYGTWLGTWYAATFPSRTNRMVLDSVAAVGSPTLQETWDLQPFTRDRAFQEQLLPYMARHDDLYGRGTDPMAIRELFERAGGTRIGMGPFMFGFFILGALYDTQNYPTAAAAVNTVIEYYEEWNGWTPEQILTAATAKMLAAPGITADDRAYIEQSRVTAEAALKAQPGQVQLPQGTEEYTYDIDYVFEVIRCQDGQWNDSIAHWNAFSRRLTRDAPLVAPFLQNPPACAYWPTSNRMPTFDQKTFPKVLMLQDELDVATAYEGALAASKKLPGASMISVDNEGSHGVFPYYTSCVDDAVYAYLLDGRLPAEKYTGCQAVPLPGDTAVFEVGGKLTGKGTVRTSLITDDMRAANRMLKRMLRTEPGPSYPE